From a region of the Theobroma cacao cultivar B97-61/B2 chromosome 8, Criollo_cocoa_genome_V2, whole genome shotgun sequence genome:
- the LOC18591646 gene encoding F-box protein SKIP23 — translation MGVDWTQLPPELLQSISENLKIYADYIRFRAVCRSWRSSIPKTPFHLPPQLPWLMLPPSQSHQSHRAFYDLSTKRLRFLSLPESSNPNKRHCGSSHGWLIILDESPTILLLNPLSRAKLHLPPLSTFPNVDSFNYSDIGKEYSLRSPSGGRYTRNLRQMRDSFIKKIVLSANPSKDPRFVAIAILNQTGELAYCKNGDKSWRFIEGAHPYSEDVIYCRGLCFAVDKHGGIVICDVRNDSPRISFIETPRQLGGDMQYLVNSGDELLLVTRHLDLDFDFEPDQSHLVFRTKRFEVSRLIWNGPYWERVNSLNDKMVFVGENSSLSLSASYFTGCMGNCVYYTDDYSETNYGGAFGEHDIGIYNLWDGSIEPLPCYPRNSFFRLGWPTPLWVTPSPC, via the coding sequence ATGGGCGTTGACTGGACCCAACTTCCGCCAGAACTCCTACAATCCATCTCGGAAAACCTCAAAATCTACGCCGATTACATCCGTTTCCGAGCCGTGTGCCGCAGCTGGAGATCCTCAATCCCTAAAACCCCTTTCCACCTCCCTCCTCAGCTCCCCTGGCTCATGCTCCCTCCTTCCCAATCTCATCAATCTCACCGCGCCTTCTACGATCTCTCTACCAAGAGACTTCGATTCCTCTCCCTCCCCGAATCTTCCAACCCAAACAAGCGCCACTGCGGCTCTTCCCACGGCTGGCTCATCATCCTAGACGAATCCCCTACTATTCTCCTCTTGAACCCTCTCTCCCGAGCCAAACTCCACCTCCCTCCTCTCTCCACCTTCCCGAACGTCGACAGTTTTAACTACTCCGACATCGGGAAGGAGTATTCCCTCCGCTCCCCTTCCGGAGGCCGTTACACCCGCAATTTGCGGCAAATGCGAGACTCGTTCATCAAAAAAATCGTGCTCTCCGCCAATCCTTCCAAGGACCCTCGTTTCGTGGCAATAGCGATTCTTAATCAAACCGGTGAGTTAGCTTACTGCAAAAACGGCGACAAATCTTGGCGCTTTATCGAAGGTGCGCATCCCTATTCCGAGGATGTTATATATTGTAGGGGATTGTGTTTCGCTGTTGATAAACACGGAGGAATTGTAATCTGTGATGTTCGCAATGATTCGCCTAGAATTTCATTTATTGAAACGCCGAGACAGTTAGGCGGTGATATGCAATATTTGGTTAATTCTGGAGATGAATTGTTACTCGTTACGCGTCACCTTGATCTTGATTTCGATTTCGAGCCTGATCAGTCGCATTTGGTCTTCAGGACTAAGCGGTTCGAGGTTTCTAGGCTAATTTGGAATGGACCGTATTGGGAGAGAGTGAATAGTTTAAACGATAAGATGGTGTTTGTAGGTGAAAATTCTTCATTATCTTTGTCAGCTTCTTATTTTACAGGTTGTATGGGGAATTGCGTGTATTATACAGATGATTACTCGGAAACTAATTATGGTGGTGCTTTTGGGGAACATGATATTGGTATTTACAATTTATGGGATGGGAGCATTGAGCCATTGCCTTGTTATCCACGGAATTCTTTCTTCAGATTGGGTTGGCCAACACCACTTTGGGTTACACCTAGTCCATGCTAA
- the LOC18591645 gene encoding ganglioside-induced differentiation-associated protein 2 — MNSCTLSESDQEHLLEKLDVFKVKGRDKRGRQVLLIIGKHFPARMVSSEIIKKYLEDKVYPKLGAKPFSVVYVHTDVQRSENFPGISALRSIYDAIPTKVKDNLEAVYFLHPGLQARLFLATFGRLFFSGGLYAKLKYVSRLEFLWDHVRRMEMEIPEFVHDHDEELEHRPAMDYGLESDHPRIYSAPSVPVDPISMYSMRCIA; from the exons ATGAATTCTTGTACCCTTTCTGAATCAGATCAAGAACATCTCTTGGAGAAACTCGATGTCTTCAAGGTTAAAGGCAGAGACAAACGTGGCCGTCAGGTTCTTCTTATCATCGGCAAGCACTTTCCTG CTCGGATGGTTAGCAGTGAGATTATAAAGAAGTACTTGGAGGACAAGGTTTACCCCAAATTGGGGGCGAAGCCGTTCTCTGTGGTGTACGTGCACACAGATGTTCAAAGGAGTGAAAATTTCCCTGGAATCTCAGCCCTTCGATCAATCTACGATGCTATTCCGACCAAAGTCAAGGACAATCTCGAGGCTGTTTATTTCTTGCATCCTGGTTTACAGGCCAGACTGTTCCTTGCCACCTTTGGCCGTCTGTTTTTCAGCGGAGG GTTGTATGCGAAGCTTAAATACGTGAGCAGGCTGGAGTTTCTGTGGGACCATGTGAGGAGGATGGAGATGGAGATACCAGAGTTTGTGCATGATCATGACGAGGAGCTGGAGCACCGTCCGGCGATGGACTATGGATTGGAGAGCGACCACCCTAGAATTTACTCTGCGCCCTCCGTCCCCGTGGACCCAATTTCCATGTACTCCATGAGGTGCATTGCTTAA
- the LOC18591642 gene encoding pentatricopeptide repeat-containing protein At5g40410, mitochondrial — translation MRKVASCSAVSFSNFYTNYAQRKPFLLSRKGLSNVIPSRSSLQLHSHLYSESLVSALIVGVNSCSCVSYCQAFHARVIKAVNYRHGFVGDQLVSSYARLGYPEYAQNLFDEMPNKDLVSWNSLISGLCRSGFTTKCLSAFCKMRFEMDMQPNYVTFLSIFSACSDEGALSEGKCIHGFAMKLGILNEVKIVNALINMYGKSGYLHEACWLFEAMPLQNLVSWNSIITVYTQNGLAEESMGIFIMMRRAGVEFDQATMLTVLQACENLGVRNLAGSIHGLILRFGITVNVTIATALLNLYSKLGCLQASSKVFGEIIDLDSVAWTAMLACYAVHGYGKDAIKLFQVMVQKGVQPDHVTFTHLLSACSHSGLVNEGKHYFKIMSEVYGVEQKLDHYSCMVDLLGRSGRLNDAYDLIRCMPMEPTSGVWGAFLNACRVYGNTELGKEVAERLFSLDPLDARNYIMLSNIYSSAGLWREASEVRALLKERSPYRTPGCSFVEHGNKIYRFVVGDRSHPQAERIYNKLEELIGKIRNSGFMSKTEFVLHDVDEEVKENMINQHSEKLAMAFGLLVTDAAMPLIITKNLRICGDCHSMAKAVSLIERRTLIIRDPKRFHHFCNGLCSCGDYW, via the coding sequence ATGAGAAAAGTAGCTTCTTGTTCAGCAGTCTCTTTCTCCAACTTTTACACCAACTATGCACAACGAAAACCTTTTCTTCTCAGCCGGAAAGGTCTTTCCAATGTCATTCCTTCACGATCTTCCCTTCAACTTCACTCGCATTTATACTCAGAATCGCTTGTCTCAGCACTAATTGTTGGTGTAAACTCTTGCTCTTGTGTCTCCTATTGCCAGGCTTTTCACGCCCGAGTTATCAAAGCCGTGAATTACCGTCACGGATTCGTTGGTGATCAGTTGGTGTCTAGTTATGCGAGATTAGGATACCCAGAATATGCGCAAAATTTGTTTGATGAAATGCCTAATAAAGATTTGGTCTCCTGGAATTCTTTAATTTCAGGATTATGCCGAAGTGGGTTTACCACTAAATGCTTGAGTGCATTTTGTAAAATGAGATTTGAAATGGATATGCAACCAAATTATGTCACTTTTTTATCTATATTCTCAGCTTGTAGTGATGAGGGAGCTCTAAGTGAAGGCAAGTGCATTCATGGCTTTGCAATGAAATTGGGTATCCTAAATGAAGTGAAAATTGTAAATGCTCTTATTAACATGTATGGAAAGTCTGGATATTTACATGAAGCCTGTTGGTTATTTGAGGCAATGCCATTGCAGAATTTGGTGTCTTGGAATTCAATTATCACAGTTTACACTCAAAACGGGCTTGCTGAGGAAAGTATGGGAATTTTCATTATGATGAGAAGGGCTGGAGTTGAGTTTGATCAAGCTACTATGTTGACTGTTCTTCAGGCTTGTGAAAATTTAGGCGTGAGAAATTTAGCTGGGAGTATTCATGGTTTAATTTTAAGGTTTGGTATAACTGTTAATGTGACCATTGCAACTGCACTTTTAAACTTGTATTCGAAGTTAGGGTGTTTACAAGCTTCAAGTAAGGTTTTTGGAGAGATTATTGATCTGGATAGTGTGGCCTGGACTGCCATGCTTGCATGCTATGCTGTGCATGGTTATGGGAAAGATGCAATAAAGCTCTTTCAAGTCATGGTGCAAAAAGGTGTACAGCCTGATCATGTCACCTTCACTCACTTGTTAAGTGCTTGTAGTCATTCAGGACTTGTCAATGAGGGGAAGCATTACTTCAAGATTATGTCTGAAGTTTATGGGGTGGAGCAGAAGTTGGATCACTATTCATGCATGGTTGATCTTCTTGGTCGCTCAGGACGTCTCAATGATGCTTATGATCTGATTAGATGCATGCCAATGGAGCCTACTTCTGGTGTCTGGGGTGCTTTTCTTAATGCTTGTAGAGTCTATGGTAATACTGAACTTGGAAAGGAAGTTGCAGAAAGATTATTTTCTTTAGACCCATTAGATGCCAGAAATTACATCATGCTGTCAAATATATATTCTTCAGCTGGACTATGGAGAGAGGCTTCAGAAGTGAGGGCATTACTGAAAGAGAGAAGTCCCTACAGAACCCCTGGATGTAgttttgttgagcatggaaaTAAAATCTATCGTTTTGTTGTGGGTGATAGATCTCACCCTCAGGCAGAGAGGATATATAATAAGTTGGAAGAACTAATTGGAAAGATAAGGAATTCTGGTTTCATGTCTAAAACAGAATTCGTTCTACATGATGTTGATGAGGAAGTTAAAGAGAATATGATCAATCAGCACAGCGAGAAGTTAGCCATGGCATTCGGGCTTTTGGTGACTGATGCTGCAATGCCGCTAATTATAACCAAAAACCTCAGAATATGTGGTGATTGTCATAGCATGGCAAAGGCTGTATCACTGATTGAGAGGCGTACCCTCATAATTCGAGATCCAAAGCGGTTTCATCATTTTTGTAATGGATTATGTTCTTGTGGAGATTACTGGTAA
- the LOC18591643 gene encoding uncharacterized protein LOC18591643 produces the protein MKLEVALLLFGMLCFDIVPLKKVGARKAACHDPLFGNCFGILHNCPPGCPNLCEVDCRICKPFCACDRPGAVCQDPWFIGGDGIMFYFHGKKDKEFCLVSDFNVHINAHFIGKRSRKGRDFTWVQSIGILFGSHQLYIGAERVAKWRASVDNMLIKLDGKDVLVPAGEGQTWVAPEAGLKIQRQAETKKVRLRVEGLLEITARVVPITSEESRVHGYDVTEDDCFAHLELNFKFDCLSTMVNGVLGQTYRSNYQSRVKLSVAMPIMGRADKFATSHLFATDCAVSNFGLKAKTLGSGEPLSFECGGGSGGKGIACRR, from the exons atgaaattggaAGTTGCATTACTTCTCTTTGGGATGCTATGCTTCGACATTGTACCTTTAAAAAAAGTAGGTGCCAGAAAAGCTGCTTGCCACGACCCACTCTTTGGGAACTGCTTTGGCATCCTTCACAACTGTCCACCAGGTTGTCCTAATCTATGTGAGGTAGATTGCAGGATCTGCAAACCTTTCTGCG CTTGTGATAGGCCAGGAGCCGTTTGCCAGGACCCATGGTTCATTGGGGGCGATGGCatcatgttttattttcatgGCAAGAAAGACAAGGAATTTTGCTTGGTCTCTGATTTCAATGTTCATATCAATGCTCATTTTATTGGCAAGAGGAGCAGAAAGGGAAGAGACTTCACCTGGGTCCAGTCCATTGGTATCTTGTTCGGTTCTCATCAGCTCTATATTGGCGCAGAAAGGGTTGCCAAGTGGAGAGCATCAGTTGACAACATGCTGATCAAATTAGATGGAAAAGATGTCCTGGTGCCCGCCGGTGAAGGCCAAACATGGGTGGCACCGGAAGCAGGATTAAAGATACAAAGGCAGGCAGAGACCAAAAAGGTGAGGCTCAGAGTCGAAGGGTTGCTTGAGATAACGGCACGCGTGGTTCCAATCACTTCAGAAGAATCAAGGGTGCATGGATACGATGTGACAGAGGATGACTGTTTTGCGCATTTGGAGCTGAACTTCAAGTTTGATTGTTTGAGCACAATGGTGAACGGAGTTTTGGGACAGACATACAGGTCAAACTACCAAAGCAGAGTAAAATTGTCGGTTGCCATGCCGATCATGGGACGGGCAGATAAGTTTGCCACTTCTCATCTCTTTGCCACAGATTGTGCAGTTTCCAACTTTGGTTTGAAGGCGAAGACGCTTGGGAGTGGAGAACCATTGAGCTTTGAATGTGGAGGTGGATCCGGAGGGAAAGGGATAGCTTGCAGAAGGTAG